A single window of Lepisosteus oculatus isolate fLepOcu1 chromosome 29, fLepOcu1.hap2, whole genome shotgun sequence DNA harbors:
- the cactin gene encoding splicing factor Cactin, protein MGSKSRHRSRSGSRTRVRDRYQTRRSRSRSPERRRVRTRSRSGSKRRGGSEIKVASRRARSASRRSRERSRSISGSGRSSRSRSGSSSEGRGRRESSGSTARDRSSSGSRGAREGRRRKKKEKKGPRQRERSSSSSSERDSGRSREMGRGGSPGRGSREMGRGGSPGRGSRERDRGQRSLSRSSVSSLSSGSPERQGAGAAAQEHREVREERRKQREMMKALETPEEKRARRLAKKEAKERKKREKMGWSEEYMGYTNADNPFGDNNLLGTFKWQKALEKKGIGHLGEKELKERNKRIQEENRRELQKVKQLRLEREREKAMREQELEMLQREKEAEHFKTWAEQEDNFHLQQAKLRSKIRIRDGRAKPIDLLAKYISAEDDDLAVEMHEPYTFLNGLTVSDMDDLLEDIKVYMELEQGKNVDFWRDMTIITEDEISKLRKLEASGKGPGDRREGINVSVSADVQSVFKGKTFSQLQALQMNIESKIAAGGSNLDIGYWESLLQQVRVYMARARLRERHQEVLRQKLYKLKQEQGVESEPLFPIVKQELPSPEPATPGEAGGAEEPGNTASCSSPSGPREEGGEAGRSESGEEGEAGEARPAGEAVLTEEDLIQQSLAEYDSGRYSPRLLNQTDLPLDTHTMDPEEDLQRLRQARTQLRVTGDANESAEDAFVRRAREGMGGDEAQFSVEMPLTGKMYLWADKYRPRKPRFFNRVHTGFEWNKYNQTHYDFDNPPPKIVQGYKFNIFYPDLIDKRSTPQYFLEPCADNKDFGVLRFHAGPPYEDIAFKIVNREWEYSHRHGFRCQFANGIFQLWFHFKRYRYRR, encoded by the exons ATGGGATCGAAGTCTCGCCACCGGTCTAGGTCGGGGTCTCGGACCCGAGTTCGGGATCGGTACCAGACCCGCCGAAGCAGGAGTCGTTCCCCCGAGAGGAGGAGAGTCCGGACTCGCAGCAGGTCGGGCTCGAAGCGGCGAGGCGGGTCGGAAATCAAGGTGGCGTCGAGGCGGGCCCGGTCTGCCTCCCGCAGGAGCAGAGAAAGGTCTCGGAGCATCTCTGGTTCTGGACGGTCCTCCCGATCCAGATCCGGCTCCAGCAGCGAGGGAAGAGGCCGTCGGGAGAGCAGCGGATCAACAGCCAGGGACAGATCAAG CTCCGGCTCCAGGGGAGCGAGAGAGGGGAGAAGGAGgaagaagaaggagaagaaggGACCCAGgcagagggagaggagcagcTCCTCGTCCTCGGAGCGGGACTCCGGGCGGAGCAGGGAGATGGGGAGAGGGGGGAGCCCGGGCCGGGGGAGCAGGGAGATGGGGAGAGGGGGGAGCCCGGGCCGGGGGAGcagggagagggacaggggCCAGCGCTCTCTCTCCCGCTCGTCTGTCTCCTCGCTCTCCTCGGGGTCCCCCGAGCGCCAGGGCGCCGGGGCGGCAGCGCAGGAGCACCGGGAAGTCCGGGAGGAGCGCAGGAAGCAGAGGGAAATGATGAAGGCGCTGGAGACGCCGGAGGAGAAGAGAGCCCGCCGCCTGGCCAAGAAGGAGGCCAAGGAGAGGAAGAAGAGAGAGAAGATGGGCTGGAGTGAGGAGTACATGGGCTACACCAACGCAGACAACCCCTTCGGAGACAACAACCTGCTCGGCACCTTCAAGTGGCAGAAg GCCCTGGAGAAGAAAGGGATTGGTCACCTGGGAGAGAAGGAACTGAAGGAGAGAAACAAGCGCATCCAGGAGGAAAACAGGAGGGAACTGCAGAAG GTGAAGCAGCTCCGTCTGGAGCGCGAGCGGGAGAAGGCCATGCGGGAGCAGGAGCTGGAGATGCTGCAGCGGGAGAAGGAGGCGGAGCATTTCAAGACCTGGGCGGAGCAAGAGGACAACTTCCATCTGCAGCAGGCCAAGCTGCG CTCGAAGATTCGGATCCGGGACGGGCGCGCCAAGCCCATCGACCTGCTGGCCAAGTACATCAGCGCTGAGGACGACGACCTGGCCGTGGAGATGCACGAGCCCTACACCTTCCTGAACGGGCTGACGGTCAGCGACATGGACGACCTCCTGGAGGACATCAAG GTGTACATGGAGCTGGAGCAGGGCAAGAATGTGGACTTCTGGCGCGACATGACGATCATCACGGAGGACGAGATCAGCAAGCTGCGCAAACTGGAGGCGTCGGGCAAGGGCCCGG GCGACCGCCGTGAGGGCATCAACGTGTCCGTGAGCGCGGACGTGCAGAGCGTGTTCAAGGGCAAAACCTTCAGCCAGCTGCAGGCGCTGCAGATGAACATCGAGAGCAAGATCGCGGCTGGGGGCTCCAACCTCGACATCGGCTACTGGGAGAGCCTGCTGCAGCAGGTCAGGGTATACATGGCCAGAGCGCG CCTGAGAGAGAGGCACCAGGAGGTCCTGAGGCAGAAGCTGTACAAGCTGAAGCAGGAGCAGGGTGTGGAGAGCGAGCCGCTCTTCCCCATTGTGAAGCAGGAGCTGCCTTCCCCCGAGCCAGC GACCCCAGGCGAGGCCGGCGGTGCAGAGGAACCTGGGAACAcagcctcctgctcctctccctccGGGCCGAGGGAGGAGGGAGGTGAGGCAGGCAGGTCAGAGTCAGGGGAGGAGGGCGAAGCGGGCGAGGCCAGGCCAGCCGGCGAAGCCGTGCTGACAGAAGAGGATTTGATCCAGCAGAGCCTGGCGGAGTATGACTCTGGACGTTACAGCCCCCGCCTCCTGAACCAGACTGACCTACCCCTGGACACCCACACCATGGACCCTGAGGAGGACCTCCAGAGGCTGAGACAGGCACGCACACAGCTGCGGGTCACAG GCGATGCCAACGAGAGCGCGGAGGACGCGTTTGTGCGGCGCGCGCGGGAGGGAATGGGCGGAGACGAGGCGCAGTTCAGCGTGGAGATGCCGCTGACGGGCAAGATGTACCTGTGGGCCGACAAGTACCGTCCGCGCAAGCCGCGCTTCTTCAACCGCGTGCACACGGGCTTCGAGTGGAACAAGTACAACCAGACGCACTACGACTTCGACAACCCGCCGCCCAAGATCGTGCAGGGCTACAAGTTCAACATCTTCTACCCCGACCTCATCGACAAGCGCTCCACGCCCCAGTACTTCCTGGAGCCCTGCGCCGACAACAAGGACTTTGGCGTGCTGCGGTTCCATGCTGGGCCGCCCTACGAGGACATCGCCTTCAAGATCGTGAACCGCGAGTGGGAGTACTCTCACCGGCACGGCTTCCGCTGCCAGTTCGCCAACGGCATCTTCCAGCTGTGGTTCCACTTTAAGAGATACCGGTATCGCCGATAA
- the LOC102696479 gene encoding semaphorin-4E-like encodes MSPPAGLQPLLCLLCLLARDTAGSPHCIPRKSVLYHNGNIKLFREEGISNYTTMLLREDLGLLIVGAREAIYALDMGDIFRKKSNVTWQVISDKQRDCVNKGKDAETECRNYIRTLHKIDDDNMYVCGTDAFSPTCDVLVYRDGKLQLKNKKEEGKGKCPFDPFQRYSSVMVDGDLYCATAINFLGSEPAVLRSSPSALRTEFKSSWLNEPNFVYMDVVPESRGNAEGDDDKVYLFFSESAVEYDFFSKLPVSRVARVCKGDLGGQRTLQKKWTSFLKARLDCSAPGHSLPFVVQDVFLLHSADWRESIFYAVFVPQSGLLDVSAVCAYRVADVSQVFSHGKYKTPVTVESSHVKWVMYSGEVPVPRPGACMNNATRAMGMQQSLDLPDKTLQFIRDRPLMDDAVAPLGGQPQLVKKGAQLTRIAVDRVTVLDGRSYHVMFIGTVNGYLQKAVNFDGEMFIIEEVQLFHPPEPIKTMRLSAPKGQLYVGSESGVVQVPLSVCSRYETCLDCVLARDPYCAWDLRTALCTAIPRSATASHTDLIQSVRDGDASRCPKSGTVRLENCTLIPGNNIKLQCQPGSNLAEVEWRFQDRLIPNSDSKYYIYSDGMLIFNASAADAGDYTCQSVEQVNGRQYPLTMAVYKLLLRRDTDELSPLTTPAGSYLPRDTSILNNSQSASQDPKLPLPRVREQTLVALQVAVALLTTLLAALLMWNLYRGHISMQCCKGAAQGRAKSSLRPRQLSGGQVDSTAHQVPFTPKGLPEATSLVQGYNDNTNNNRGRTAVATNGASTRPPTVLLSPLDDLKFIDDESEI; translated from the exons ATGAGTCCCCCTGCAGGCCTGCAGCCCCTGCTCTGTCTACTGTGCCTCCTGGCACGGGACACGGCAGGCTCTCCCCACTGCATCCCACGGAAGAGCGTCCTCTACCACA ATGGAAATATAAAGCTGTTCAGAGAGGAGGGCATCTCCAACTACACCACCATGCTGCTGCGGGAGGACTTGGGCCTGCTGATCGTCGGGGCCAGAGAGGCCATCTATGCCCTGGATATGGGTGACATCTTCCGCAAGAAGTCCAAT GTGACCTGGCAGGTTATTTCAGATAAGCAGAGAGATTGCGTGAATAAAGGAAAAGATGCAGAG ACAGAGTGTCGGAACTATATCCGGACACTCCACAAAATTGATGATGACAACATGTACGTGTGTGGCACAGACGCCTTCAGCCCCACCTGTGACGTCTTG GTTTATAGGGATGGAAAGCTgcagctgaaaaataaaaaggaggaGGGGAAGGGGAAGTGTCCCTTCGATCCGTTCCAGCGATACTCGTCTGTCATGGTCG ACGGAGACCTGTACTGCGCCACCGCCATCAACTTCCTGGGCTCGGAGCCCGCGGTCCTGCGCAGCTCCCCCAGCGCCCTGAGGACCGAGTTCAAGAGCTCTTGGCTGAACG AGCCCAACTTCGTGTATATGGACGTGGTCCCGGAGAGCCGTGGGAACGCCGAGGGGGATGATGACAAGGTGTACCTGTTCTTCAGCGAGAGCGCGGTGGAATACGATTTCTTCAGCAAGCTCCCGGTGTCGCGCGTCGCCCGTGTCTGCAAG GGGGACCTGGGTGGCCAGCGCACCCTGCAGAAGAAGTGGACGTCCTTCCTGAAGGCGCGGCTGGACTGCTCCGCCCCTGGGCACAGCCTGCCCTTCGTCGTGCAGGACGTCTTCCTGCTGCACTCCGCCGACTGGAGAGAGAGCATCTTCTACGCCGTCTTCGTCCCACAATC GGGCCTGCTGGATGTCTCGGCGGTGTGTGCGTACCGCGTGGCGGACGTCAGCCAGGTGTTCTCTCACGGGAAGTACAAGACGCCGGTCACCGTGGAGTCCTCCCACGTCAAGTGGGTGATGTACAGCGGGGAGGTGCCTGTCCCTCGGCCCGGCGCT TGCATGAACAACGCTACGCGGGCGATGGGCATGCAGCAGTCCCTCGACCTGCCGGACAAGACTCTGCAGTTCATCCGCGACCGGCCGCTGATGGACGACGCCGTGGCACCGCTGGGTGGGCAGCCACAGCTGGTGAAGAAGGGTGCCCAGCTCACCCGTATCGCGGTGGACAGGGTGACCGTGCTGGACGGCCGGAGCTACCACGTCATGTTCATAGGCACAG TGAATGGGTACCTGCAGAAAGCAGTGAATTTCGATGGCGAAATGTTCATCATCGAGGAGGTGCAGCTCTTCCACCCACCTGAGCCCATCAAGACGATGCGGCTGTCGGCCCCAAAG GGGCAGCTGTACGTGGGCTCGGAGTCAGGTGTAGTCCAGGTTCCACTGTCAGTCTGCAGCCGCTATGAGACGTGTCTCGACTGCGTCCTCGCCCGAGACCCCTACTGCGCCTGGGACCTGCGCACTGCGCTCTGTACCGCCATCCCGCGCTCTGCCACTGCCAGCCACAC GGACCTAATCCAGAGCGTCAGAGATGGAGACGCCTCTCGATGCCCAAAGTCGG GAACGGTCAGACTGGAAAACTGCACGCTGATTCCCGGGAACAACATCAAGCTCCAGTGCCAGCCCGGGTCCAACCTGGCGGAGGTCGAGTGGCGCTTCCAGGACCGACTCATCCCCAACTCCGACAGCAAGTACTACATCTACAGTGACGGCATGCTGATCTTCAACGCCTCGGCCGCGGACGCCGGCGACTACACCTGCCAGTCCGTGGAGCAGGTCAATGGCCGCCAGTACCCGCTCACCATGGCCGTGTACAAGCTGCTGCTGCGGCGGGACACCGATGAGCTCAGCCCTCTCACCACACCTGCGGGGAGCTACCTGCCCAGAGACACCAGCATCTTGAACAACAGCCAGTCTGCGTCCCAGGACCCCAAGCTCCCCCTCCCGCGTGTGAGGGAGCAGACCCTGGTGGCCCTGCAGGTCGCCGTGGCCCTGCTGACCACCCTGCTGGCTGCCCTGCTGATGTGGAACCTGTACAGAGGCCACATCTCCATGCAGTGCTGCAAGGGAGCGGCGCAGGGGCGAGCCAAGAGCTCCCTGAGGCCCAGACAGCTGTCAGGCGGCCAGGTGGATTCCACAGCACACCAGGTGCCCTTCACACCCAAGGGGCTCCCCGAGGCCACGTCCCTGGTCCAGGGCTACAACGATAACACCAACAACAACCGCGGCCGGACTGCTGTCGCCACGAACGGAGCCTCCACCCGTCCGCCCACTGTGCTCCTCTCTCCCCTGGACGACCTGAAGTTCATCGATGACGAGTCTGAAATCTGA